A window of Ignavibacteriales bacterium contains these coding sequences:
- the ruvX gene encoding Holliday junction resolvase RuvX produces MNEERILAIDYGTKRIGLAVTDPLNIFAYPLITLLNDSKFIERLKNIIDEYHIVKIILGYPLKESGAESTSSLSVLKFKTELENKIDLQIELIDERYSSSIARERIIQSVVSKKKRRDKSLLDKNAAAVILEDYLNTVKK; encoded by the coding sequence TTGAACGAAGAACGAATACTTGCGATTGATTATGGTACTAAAAGAATCGGTCTTGCTGTTACTGATCCGCTTAATATTTTTGCTTACCCATTAATAACACTTCTTAATGATTCAAAATTTATAGAGAGATTAAAAAATATTATTGATGAATATCATATAGTAAAAATAATTTTAGGTTATCCGTTAAAAGAAAGCGGTGCCGAATCAACAAGTTCTCTTTCAGTATTAAAATTCAAAACAGAATTAGAAAATAAAATTGATTTGCAGATCGAATTGATTGATGAACGGTATTCATCTTCGATCGCACGAGAAAGGATAATTCAATCTGTTGTTTCTAAAAAGAAGAGACGTGATAAATCGTTATTGGACAAAAATGCCGCCGCAGTGATCTTAGAGGACTACTTAAACACGGTAAAAAAATAA
- a CDS encoding bifunctional (p)ppGpp synthetase/guanosine-3',5'-bis(diphosphate) 3'-pyrophosphohydrolase, translated as MKICKKNLPSVNEALIKKAFQLSYESHKNDFRASGEPYFNHPYEVAMIVAREIPLDDISVVSALLHDVVEDSDISLEFISKEFSKEVSEIVDGVTKIGGVFKGQEITQAENYRKMLLSMVKDVRVILVKFADRLHNMRTLEFVHPQKQRRIAKETLEIYAPFAHRFGLGILKWEMEDLSFKYLNKEAYDDIANKIKNTRKERESFISRFSKPITEKLSEYHIKYELGGRPKHLYSVYRKMIIQNRPFEDIYDLLAIRIILESDDANECYYVLGIINQLYKPIADRFKDFISIPKKNNYQSIHTTVIGPDGKLVEVQIRTRKMHEIAERGVAAHWKYKENRTTNDKDLEDWVSWIRDIFEHVSKDEATKEILASFKLNLYQDEIYIFTPKGDLRRLPINSTPVDFAFEIHSNVGYRCIGAKVNGKIVPLDTVIHSGDQVVIITSKNQHPNKSWLQFVQTHKAKNNIRKFLNKEEEKLLDSGKEIWDRKIKKLKLSFTSDDLSKLVRKLKFDNNRQFFRAIAQDKLNLDEILNPKVETDEKESTEVAFDKFANIARNTAGGIVVDGDAKGFAYTYAKCCNPIPGDQVIGYVTIGEGIKIHRKDCKNLINMIKTNEERLVPVNWPKSNGAFFVAGLSIRGDDVPGILKDISNSITTYQNTNIKSVNISTNDSMFKGTITVYVKDLEHLTKLIERLKKNRGIYTVERFDAENQ; from the coding sequence TTGAAGATTTGCAAAAAGAATCTTCCTTCCGTTAATGAAGCGCTTATCAAAAAAGCTTTTCAGTTGAGCTATGAGTCACACAAGAATGATTTCCGTGCATCGGGTGAACCGTATTTCAATCATCCGTACGAAGTTGCGATGATTGTTGCCCGCGAAATCCCACTCGATGATATTTCCGTTGTAAGCGCACTTCTCCACGATGTAGTTGAAGACAGCGATATTAGTCTGGAATTTATTTCAAAAGAATTTAGTAAAGAAGTTTCAGAAATCGTTGACGGCGTTACAAAAATAGGCGGAGTATTCAAAGGGCAGGAGATTACACAAGCAGAAAATTACCGCAAGATGCTTCTTTCAATGGTAAAAGATGTGCGTGTAATTCTTGTAAAATTTGCAGATCGTCTTCACAATATGCGCACGCTTGAGTTTGTGCATCCTCAGAAGCAGAGAAGAATTGCAAAAGAGACTTTAGAAATTTACGCACCGTTCGCTCACCGTTTCGGTTTGGGAATTTTAAAATGGGAGATGGAAGACCTCTCGTTCAAGTATCTCAACAAAGAAGCTTATGATGATATTGCCAACAAAATAAAAAATACCCGCAAAGAAAGAGAATCATTCATCTCGCGATTCTCAAAACCGATTACTGAAAAACTAAGCGAATATCATATTAAATATGAACTTGGCGGAAGACCGAAACATCTCTACAGTGTTTACAGAAAAATGATAATTCAAAATCGTCCGTTCGAAGATATATATGATCTTCTTGCTATCAGAATTATTTTGGAAAGCGATGATGCAAATGAGTGTTATTATGTTCTTGGAATTATTAATCAACTTTACAAACCAATTGCCGACCGGTTCAAAGATTTTATCTCAATCCCGAAGAAAAATAATTATCAATCAATTCATACAACTGTAATCGGTCCTGATGGAAAATTAGTTGAAGTACAGATTAGAACACGGAAGATGCATGAAATTGCTGAGCGCGGTGTTGCGGCTCATTGGAAATACAAAGAGAATAGGACAACCAACGATAAAGATCTTGAAGATTGGGTAAGCTGGATACGTGATATTTTTGAACATGTATCCAAGGATGAAGCAACAAAAGAAATCCTTGCAAGTTTTAAGCTGAATCTTTATCAAGATGAGATCTATATCTTTACTCCAAAAGGAGATTTAAGAAGATTACCAATAAATTCAACTCCAGTTGATTTTGCATTTGAAATCCACAGTAATGTTGGTTATAGATGCATCGGTGCAAAAGTAAACGGTAAAATCGTTCCGCTTGATACAGTTATTCACAGCGGCGATCAAGTTGTGATCATTACTTCAAAAAATCAGCATCCGAATAAAAGCTGGCTGCAGTTCGTTCAGACTCACAAAGCAAAGAATAACATCCGCAAATTCTTGAACAAAGAAGAAGAGAAACTTCTTGATTCCGGCAAAGAAATTTGGGATAGAAAGATCAAGAAATTAAAACTCTCTTTTACTTCGGATGATCTTTCCAAACTTGTACGCAAACTTAAGTTCGATAACAACCGGCAATTTTTTAGAGCGATTGCACAAGACAAATTAAATTTGGATGAGATACTTAATCCAAAAGTTGAAACGGATGAAAAAGAAAGTACAGAAGTTGCGTTTGATAAATTTGCTAACATTGCGCGAAACACTGCAGGCGGAATTGTTGTTGATGGCGATGCAAAAGGTTTTGCTTACACTTATGCAAAATGTTGTAATCCGATTCCCGGTGATCAGGTAATCGGTTATGTAACGATAGGTGAGGGAATTAAAATTCATCGTAAGGATTGCAAGAACTTGATAAACATGATCAAGACAAATGAAGAACGGTTAGTGCCGGTGAATTGGCCAAAATCAAACGGAGCTTTCTTCGTTGCCGGTCTTAGTATTAGAGGAGATGATGTTCCGGGAATCTTAAAAGACATTTCAAACAGTATTACTACTTATCAAAACACAAATATTAAATCAGTAAATATTTCGACAAATGATTCAATGTTTAAAGGAACGATCACAGTTTATGTAAAAGATTTGGAACATTTAACGAAACTAATCGAGCGGTTAAAAAAGAACCGTGGTATTTATACAGTTGAAAGATTTGACGCGGAGAATCAATAA
- a CDS encoding M15 family metallopeptidase, with product MRKIRTDRISFIKIIFLSLFITLSACSSAEFFHISPVRPVDELIAEALTASPPVETGEFRQAELVELIKLDSTIRLDIGYATNNNFLSTPLYSQARAFLQRPAAEAVVRVNKKLLLKGYGLLIHDAYRPWYITKVFWDATPVDLHNFVADPSKGSKHNRGCAVDLTLFDLKTGKPVVMPSLYDEMSERAYANYSGGTDEQRKLRDLLRTEMESEGFTVYEFEWWHFDYKDWKSYTVQNVRFEEIP from the coding sequence ATGCGAAAAATTAGAACTGATAGAATTTCTTTTATAAAAATTATTTTCCTTTCTCTCTTCATTACTCTTTCAGCATGTTCAAGTGCGGAGTTTTTTCACATTTCACCCGTTCGTCCGGTTGATGAACTAATTGCAGAAGCATTAACCGCTTCCCCGCCCGTTGAGACTGGAGAGTTTAGGCAAGCAGAACTTGTTGAATTGATAAAACTTGATTCAACGATCCGTCTTGATATCGGTTACGCAACAAATAATAATTTTCTAAGCACACCTTTATACAGTCAGGCGCGTGCTTTTTTACAGCGGCCTGCTGCCGAAGCCGTGGTGCGTGTTAATAAAAAATTACTGCTCAAAGGTTACGGTTTACTAATTCACGATGCATATCGTCCGTGGTACATTACAAAAGTTTTCTGGGATGCTACTCCTGTTGATCTGCATAATTTTGTAGCCGATCCATCCAAAGGTTCTAAACATAACCGCGGATGTGCTGTTGATCTTACTCTCTTTGATCTTAAAACCGGAAAGCCGGTAGTGATGCCGAGTCTTTATGATGAAATGTCCGAACGTGCTTACGCAAATTATTCTGGCGGAACGGATGAACAAAGAAAACTGCGCGACTTACTCCGCACCGAAATGGAAAGCGAAGGTTTTACCGTGTACGAATTTGAATGGTGGCATTTTGATTACAAAGATTGGAAATCTTATACAGTTCAGAATGTTAGGTTTGAAGAGATACCTTAA
- a CDS encoding FAD-dependent oxidoreductase, with protein sequence MYQLNVQKNIIVIGGNAAGPAAAAKAKRTADDANVMMIEAGEFISTGTCELPYVLSGDIKNYEDIVFFNADSFEKEKGVKVLTSHFVEKIDRSKKILTVKNLKDGNKFEQPYDKLILCTGSNAKSILSLPDNLSNVFTLKSVRDLINIKNYLERNTARNVLVIGAGYIGLETADALKTLGYAVTILEKENLPMQGFENETRNLILDLLEQNNVEFIGEAKDYRVKQDGQKFLNLKLQGRVLEYDLVLLSIGFEPNNTLAVTSKLNIGKFGGITVDQRLKTNDPNIYAAGDCIEVINRLTSKPDYIPLATIAQQTGHIAGENAAGGNSQVHPFVKNIAVNFFEKTLISVGLNSIEVKKYFHNIGEVHAVIPNLVKVMPGSENIFGKIIFDKNSKLILGANFLGNKEVVGYGDLIASFISNKIKATELAKINYNYTPPVSPFVNLLSVLGRKIESVK encoded by the coding sequence ATGTATCAGCTAAATGTGCAGAAAAATATTATAGTAATCGGAGGCAATGCTGCTGGTCCCGCTGCGGCGGCAAAAGCAAAACGCACCGCTGACGATGCAAACGTTATGATGATCGAAGCGGGCGAGTTCATTTCCACCGGCACGTGCGAGCTTCCGTATGTTCTTTCCGGCGATATAAAAAATTATGAAGATATTGTTTTCTTCAACGCAGATTCCTTCGAAAAAGAAAAAGGTGTTAAGGTTCTCACTTCTCACTTTGTTGAAAAGATAGACCGCAGTAAAAAAATTCTTACCGTAAAAAATCTTAAAGATGGAAATAAATTTGAACAGCCGTACGATAAACTGATCTTATGCACCGGCTCAAATGCAAAATCAATTCTGTCATTGCCGGATAATCTCTCAAATGTTTTTACTCTCAAATCTGTTCGTGATCTAATTAATATTAAAAATTATTTAGAACGGAATACCGCCCGCAATGTCCTTGTTATCGGCGCCGGATATATCGGTCTGGAAACAGCGGATGCACTTAAAACTTTGGGTTACGCGGTAACAATTTTAGAAAAAGAAAATCTACCAATGCAGGGATTTGAAAATGAAACACGCAATTTGATCCTCGATCTTCTTGAGCAGAATAATGTTGAGTTTATTGGTGAAGCAAAAGATTATAGAGTAAAACAAGACGGACAGAAATTCTTAAACCTGAAATTACAAGGAAGAGTTCTTGAGTACGATCTTGTTCTTCTCTCGATCGGATTTGAACCGAATAACACTTTGGCAGTTACATCAAAACTTAATATTGGTAAGTTTGGAGGAATTACAGTTGACCAGAGATTGAAAACGAATGATCCGAACATTTATGCCGCGGGTGATTGCATAGAAGTTATCAACCGCTTAACAAGTAAACCGGATTATATTCCGCTTGCAACAATCGCACAGCAGACGGGGCACATTGCGGGCGAGAATGCAGCGGGTGGAAATTCACAAGTGCATCCGTTCGTAAAAAATATTGCAGTAAATTTTTTTGAGAAAACTTTAATATCTGTCGGCTTAAATTCTATTGAAGTAAAAAAATATTTTCACAATATCGGCGAAGTTCATGCAGTAATTCCAAATCTTGTTAAAGTTATGCCCGGCTCGGAAAATATATTTGGTAAGATCATCTTTGATAAAAATAGTAAACTGATTCTCGGCGCCAACTTTTTAGGGAATAAAGAAGTGGTTGGTTACGGCGATCTGATCGCATCATTTATATCAAACAAAATTAAAGCGACTGAGCTGGCAAAAATAAATTACAATTACACGCCGCCGGTTTCTCCGTTCGTAAATCTTTTATCCGTTCTTGGAAGAAAAATAGAGAGTGTTAAATGA
- the tmk gene encoding dTMP kinase, with product MFITFEGLDFCGKSTQVQLLEKYLIDKGSKVKIIREPGGTPISEKIRDILLDKKNSEMSIETELILFSASRSQLVNQVILPALKENYYVISDRFHDSSIAYQAFGRRINLGFVEELQQFVIGKAVPDLTFFLDISIDEVIKRKSKVSQIELDRIELSKMDFYKRVRNGYLYIAEKEKRFKIINGELPIEQIHKIILDEVKKLED from the coding sequence ATGTTTATAACTTTTGAAGGACTCGACTTTTGCGGTAAATCAACTCAAGTGCAGCTTCTTGAGAAATATCTAATTGATAAAGGCAGTAAAGTAAAAATTATTCGTGAACCAGGCGGGACGCCAATTTCCGAAAAGATCCGAGATATACTTCTGGATAAAAAAAATTCTGAAATGTCTATCGAAACCGAATTGATATTATTTTCCGCCAGCCGATCGCAGCTTGTTAATCAAGTTATACTTCCTGCATTAAAGGAAAATTATTATGTGATCTCCGACCGCTTCCACGATTCTTCAATTGCATATCAAGCTTTTGGTAGAAGAATTAATCTTGGATTTGTAGAAGAACTGCAGCAATTTGTCATCGGGAAAGCAGTTCCAGATTTAACGTTCTTTTTGGATATTTCTATTGATGAAGTGATCAAGAGAAAATCTAAAGTTTCGCAAATCGAGCTGGACCGTATAGAACTTTCCAAAATGGATTTTTATAAACGTGTGCGAAACGGTTATCTCTATATTGCAGAAAAAGAAAAACGGTTCAAGATTATAAACGGCGAACTCCCTATAGAACAGATCCATAAAATTATTCTTGATGAAGTAAAGAAATTAGAGGATTAG
- the eutM gene encoding ethanolamine utilization microcompartment protein EutM, whose amino-acid sequence MTLDALGMIETKGLVGAIEAADAMVKAAKVELIGKETIGGGYVTVLVRGDVGAVKAATDAGAAAAQRVGELVSVHVIPRPHADVELILPKRAK is encoded by the coding sequence ATGACACTTGACGCACTCGGAATGATTGAAACCAAAGGTTTGGTCGGTGCAATCGAAGCTGCTGATGCTATGGTAAAAGCAGCAAAAGTAGAATTGATTGGAAAAGAAACTATCGGCGGCGGTTATGTAACTGTTCTTGTTAGAGGTGATGTTGGAGCAGTTAAAGCAGCAACAGATGCTGGTGCAGCCGCAGCTCAGAGAGTTGGTGAGTTGGTTTCTGTCCATGTCATTCCACGTCCGCATGCCGATGTTGAATTGATTCTGCCTAAACGCGCTAAATAA
- a CDS encoding MBL fold metallo-hydrolase, whose protein sequence is MRKITLLLVMLIAIQICYSNNNEYKVRNVEVTYIANEGFLIKVGDKKILIDALFGDKDYGFCDIPKEETMNSILKNENIFKNIDLIATTHAHVDHFYSPFVIEHLMSNTKGQFISCKQSIDNLKKQDKYDKVKNRLFEITPDNFSYKDTTINGIGIRVYRLAHGPYFTDDPKTGEKINRHQNVQNIGFLFNIDGVKIFHSGDSNEDGIAEYEHFRLDKENIDIAFLGRGFIWKSNCNGIELVKNYINAKHIVLMHIHHDEFNKYNEVATQLKNEFANIKIFREELETKNYVFE, encoded by the coding sequence ATGAGAAAGATTACATTATTACTAGTCATGTTAATTGCAATTCAAATATGCTATTCAAATAACAATGAATACAAAGTGAGGAATGTTGAAGTTACTTACATTGCTAATGAAGGTTTTTTGATAAAAGTGGGTGATAAAAAAATATTAATTGATGCATTGTTCGGGGATAAAGATTACGGATTCTGCGATATTCCAAAAGAAGAGACAATGAATTCAATTTTAAAAAATGAAAATATTTTTAAGAATATAGATTTAATAGCAACAACTCATGCACACGTTGACCATTTCTATTCGCCATTTGTAATTGAACATTTAATGAGTAATACAAAAGGTCAATTTATTTCATGTAAACAATCTATTGATAACCTAAAAAAACAAGATAAGTATGACAAGGTTAAAAATCGTTTATTTGAAATCACGCCTGATAATTTTAGCTACAAAGACACAACAATTAACGGTATTGGGATAAGAGTATATCGACTAGCCCATGGCCCATACTTTACAGATGATCCTAAGACCGGAGAAAAAATCAACAGACACCAAAACGTTCAAAATATTGGATTTCTATTTAATATAGATGGAGTAAAAATATTTCACAGCGGGGACTCAAATGAAGATGGAATTGCGGAATATGAACACTTTAGACTAGATAAGGAAAATATAGATATTGCATTTTTAGGTAGAGGTTTTATTTGGAAATCTAATTGCAACGGAATTGAATTGGTAAAAAACTATATAAATGCAAAACACATTGTATTAATGCACATTCATCATGACGAATTTAATAAATATAATGAAGTAGCTACTCAACTAAAAAATGAATTTGCAAATATCAAAATATTTAGAGAGGAATTGGAAACTAAGAATTATGTTTTTGAATGA
- a CDS encoding S41 family peptidase — MKLRSKILLLIAVIILFSGFLTRDNDIYFQINKSIDIFGRVYKEVTINYVDQLNPEEFMLSGINGMLTSLDPYTNFLDVNGQKDIEIITKGKYGGIGATVGLRNESITIVDLIEGFSAQRQGMRVGDIIMKINNVSVTKDNYENLSELLKGDAGSTVNIVVKREGVDDEIVFNLVREEIEVKNLTYYGFVPEGSNNAYLKLSGFSRSAGEEIKKALLELKSQKEISSVVLDLRGNPGGLLDAAIDVCEKFLKKGETIVTVKGRDSLSVRNYSSAEEPIAGDVKMALLIDEGSASASEIVAGAIQDHDRAVLVGTNSFGKGLVQTIIPLSYNTSLKITTARYYTPSGRSIQKVSYSEKNKVFEKGMNLTKNEFHTDHSRKVYSAGGIMPDTVVVNESSSGLVQKLLADGMFFRFATNFFNNNQNRDLNKYSSDMLLKEFTNYLHSQNFDFVSRAEKLIELLKTASSEENLDQKFLEQLDKTKNQIDANHSNEIEKYKNDILFLIREELAARIDGRQGRIKESLKMDNQFVAAVNILNNKKLYDKLVKLDYK; from the coding sequence ATGAAGTTAAGAAGTAAAATATTATTACTCATCGCTGTGATAATTTTATTCTCCGGCTTTTTAACCCGCGATAATGATATCTATTTCCAAATTAATAAAAGCATAGATATCTTCGGAAGAGTCTATAAAGAAGTAACAATAAATTATGTTGATCAATTAAATCCGGAAGAGTTTATGCTTTCCGGCATTAACGGAATGCTAACATCGCTTGATCCTTACACAAATTTCTTGGATGTAAACGGGCAAAAAGATATTGAGATCATTACCAAAGGCAAGTACGGTGGAATTGGCGCAACGGTCGGTCTCAGAAACGAAAGCATTACTATTGTTGATTTGATTGAGGGATTCTCCGCTCAACGACAAGGTATGCGGGTTGGTGATATTATCATGAAGATTAATAATGTTTCCGTTACAAAAGATAATTATGAAAATTTAAGTGAGCTCTTAAAAGGAGATGCTGGTTCAACTGTTAATATTGTTGTTAAAAGAGAAGGCGTTGATGATGAGATAGTTTTCAATTTAGTTCGAGAAGAGATCGAAGTAAAAAATCTTACTTATTACGGATTTGTTCCTGAAGGAAGTAATAATGCATATTTAAAGTTGAGCGGATTTTCTCGTTCTGCCGGTGAAGAAATTAAAAAAGCATTGCTGGAACTTAAATCCCAAAAAGAAATTAGTTCTGTCGTTCTCGATCTTCGCGGTAATCCCGGAGGATTGCTTGATGCCGCGATTGATGTTTGCGAAAAGTTTTTGAAAAAAGGCGAGACGATCGTTACAGTAAAAGGTCGCGATAGTTTAAGCGTAAGAAATTATTCTTCTGCTGAAGAACCGATCGCCGGCGATGTGAAAATGGCTCTTTTAATTGATGAAGGATCTGCGTCAGCTTCCGAAATTGTTGCCGGAGCCATTCAAGATCACGATAGAGCGGTATTAGTTGGAACAAACTCTTTTGGAAAAGGACTTGTTCAAACAATTATTCCCTTATCATATAATACTTCATTAAAGATAACCACCGCCCGTTATTATACACCAAGCGGGAGATCAATTCAGAAGGTCAGTTATTCCGAGAAGAATAAAGTTTTTGAAAAAGGAATGAATCTTACAAAAAATGAATTCCATACAGATCATTCGAGAAAAGTATATTCTGCGGGCGGAATTATGCCCGATACTGTTGTTGTTAATGAATCTAGTTCCGGTCTTGTTCAAAAATTACTTGCTGATGGTATGTTCTTCCGATTTGCGACTAATTTTTTTAATAATAATCAAAACCGTGATCTAAATAAATATTCGTCGGATATGCTGCTCAAAGAATTTACAAATTATCTTCACAGTCAAAATTTTGATTTTGTATCGCGTGCTGAAAAACTGATTGAACTATTAAAAACTGCCAGTTCAGAAGAAAACCTTGATCAAAAATTTCTTGAACAGCTTGATAAGACAAAAAATCAAATTGATGCAAACCACTCAAACGAGATCGAAAAATATAAAAACGATATATTATTTCTGATTCGTGAAGAGTTAGCCGCAAGAATTGACGGAAGACAGGGCAGAATTAAAGAATCATTAAAGATGGATAATCAATTCGTTGCAGCAGTTAATATTCTAAATAATAAAAAACTTTACGATAAACTTGTAAAACTGGATTATAAATAA
- a CDS encoding fibrobacter succinogenes major paralogous domain-containing protein, translated as MNLFCQLGFHKWDGDKCSKCGKENNTLGVEDLVGVTYESIKIGDQVWMSRNLNVSRFRNGDPIPIVKSDDEWTRAGEESKAASCFYNNMKKYGKKYGILYNWYVIYDKRGVAPEGWHIPSNEEYQKLAIAVGKKNSDALKAIGEGTGTNRSGFTALLGGYREHAYVGNKDFFRYIDESCFLWTSTWHNAYESCCIYLSCNSKDIYFAHGFKGAGLSIRCIKD; from the coding sequence GTGAATCTTTTTTGTCAACTTGGTTTTCATAAATGGGACGGAGATAAATGTTCGAAGTGCGGTAAAGAGAATAATACTTTGGGTGTGGAAGATCTAGTAGGCGTTACTTATGAATCTATCAAAATAGGTGATCAAGTCTGGATGTCAAGAAATTTAAATGTTAGCAGATTCCGGAATGGTGATCCCATTCCCATAGTTAAAAGTGACGATGAGTGGACACGCGCTGGAGAGGAAAGCAAAGCTGCATCTTGTTTCTATAATAATATGAAAAAGTATGGTAAGAAGTATGGTATACTTTATAATTGGTATGTAATCTATGACAAGAGGGGAGTAGCACCAGAAGGTTGGCATATACCTTCAAATGAAGAGTATCAGAAACTAGCTATAGCAGTAGGCAAAAAAAATAGCGATGCCTTAAAAGCCATTGGTGAGGGAACAGGCACAAACAGAAGCGGTTTTACTGCATTGCTTGGAGGTTACCGTGAACATGCCTATGTCGGTAACAAAGATTTTTTTCGATACATAGACGAAAGCTGTTTTTTGTGGACTTCCACATGGCACAATGCTTATGAGTCGTGCTGTATTTACTTAAGCTGTAATTCTAAAGATATTTACTTTGCGCATGGCTTTAAAGGAGCTGGTCTTAGTATTCGTTGCATCAAAGATTAA
- the upp gene encoding uracil phosphoribosyltransferase, with the protein MKKIIIVDNPLVKRDVTILRDKETDPNGFRLALDRVSHSIAIEISKSFDLTEFEVETPLEKTKGYRFSKQVILVPVLRAGLSMVSSFLEMIPDAKVGHIGLQRDEKTLKPIDYYYKAPKNLDESITIVLDPMLATGGSAVASFNSLKQKGAKKCILACLIAAPEGVEKMNSEHPDIAIYTAALDRQLNSVGYILPGLGDAGDRNFGTL; encoded by the coding sequence ATGAAAAAAATAATTATAGTTGATAATCCTCTTGTAAAACGTGATGTAACAATTCTTCGTGATAAAGAAACTGATCCGAACGGATTCCGTCTTGCGTTAGACCGTGTTTCTCATTCGATCGCGATAGAGATAAGCAAGTCGTTCGATCTAACGGAGTTTGAAGTTGAAACTCCTCTTGAAAAAACGAAAGGATATAGATTTTCAAAACAAGTAATTCTTGTTCCCGTATTGCGCGCCGGATTAAGTATGGTAAGTTCTTTTCTGGAAATGATTCCCGATGCTAAAGTTGGACATATCGGTTTACAGCGGGATGAAAAAACCTTAAAGCCGATTGACTATTATTATAAGGCACCGAAAAATTTAGATGAGTCAATTACAATTGTACTCGATCCAATGCTTGCAACCGGAGGAAGCGCAGTTGCATCATTCAACTCACTCAAACAAAAAGGTGCTAAGAAATGTATCCTTGCTTGTTTGATAGCCGCACCTGAAGGAGTTGAAAAAATGAACAGCGAACATCCGGATATTGCAATTTATACTGCGGCGTTGGATAGACAATTAAATTCTGTTGGATATATTCTTCCCGGACTTGGCGATGCAGGTGATAGAAATTTTGGAACACTTTAG
- a CDS encoding CdaR family protein, whose translation MKKKVVTISLIAIFSIGLWISVALSEVYITTVEVPVRFTDLPKNYAVGSTSVDNVYLQVKGKGWELAKLRLVGDTEFNISVHRRTGKYRSDLNNFIDANPWLASSFQVLEIAPAQIEYEIERVGSKLVPVVQNLKIDFKPGFGPASKIIIEPATVEISGPANLLQKIDAIKTEFREFTDISDNVKLVLPLDVPDGITIPKTECALEFEVQKIVDKTFESILIETRNVPPNKELILYPAKINIVLRGGINKLGRLTNDSIKVYVDFWTALKENGKTIEPIIEFPQFTTLTITQPKKLEYIIKQY comes from the coding sequence ATGAAGAAAAAAGTTGTCACTATATCTCTTATTGCAATTTTCTCAATTGGGCTATGGATCTCAGTTGCTCTATCGGAAGTGTATATCACTACAGTTGAGGTACCAGTTAGGTTTACAGACCTACCCAAAAATTATGCGGTCGGTTCAACTTCCGTGGATAATGTTTATCTGCAAGTAAAAGGAAAAGGATGGGAATTAGCTAAATTAAGACTTGTGGGAGATACTGAATTTAATATTTCCGTTCATAGGAGAACCGGTAAGTATAGAAGCGATCTAAATAATTTTATTGATGCTAATCCATGGTTAGCATCATCATTTCAAGTTTTGGAAATTGCACCTGCGCAGATTGAATATGAAATTGAAAGGGTCGGTTCGAAACTCGTACCGGTTGTTCAAAATTTGAAAATAGATTTTAAACCGGGTTTTGGTCCGGCATCCAAAATAATCATTGAACCTGCAACTGTTGAAATCTCCGGTCCGGCAAACCTACTTCAAAAAATTGATGCAATAAAAACAGAATTCCGTGAGTTCACTGATATAAGTGATAATGTAAAACTCGTTCTTCCATTAGATGTTCCTGATGGAATAACAATTCCAAAGACAGAATGCGCTCTTGAATTCGAAGTGCAGAAGATTGTTGATAAAACTTTTGAATCAATTTTAATTGAGACAAGAAATGTTCCGCCTAATAAAGAACTAATTCTTTATCCGGCTAAAATAAATATTGTTTTGCGCGGAGGCATAAATAAACTTGGCAGACTTACTAACGACAGCATAAAAGTTTATGTTGATTTCTGGACTGCTCTGAAAGAAAACGGAAAAACAATAGAGCCCATTATAGAGTTTCCGCAATTTACAACTCTAACAATAACACAACCTAAAAAACTAGAATACATAATTAAACAGTATTAA